In Solimonas sp. K1W22B-7, the DNA window GCAGCACCGAAGATCACATAGGTCGTGCCGGGATCGCTGAAGAAGCCGTTGGCGTCCCGCCCGCCCGGGGCGCCGACGATCAGGTCATCATAGCCGTCGCCGTTGACGTCGCCCGCGCCCGCCATCGCCACGCCGAAGCCATCGCCCGCGGGGCGGTCGATGCGGAAGCCGTTGCTGCCGTCCAGCGCGGTCAGGTCCAGGCTGGCTCCGGGGCCGGCAGCGGAGCCGAAGATCAGGTAGGCCGTGCCGCCGTTGCAGCCACAGCCCGGGTCGGGCGTGCCGACCAGGATGTCCGCGTAGCCATCGTTGTTGACGTCGCCCGCGGCGCTTACCACGAAGCCGGTGGCATCGTCCGCCGCCAGGCCCGGAATGCGGAAGCCGTTGCTGCCGTCGAGATCGGCCAGGTCGAACTCGTCGGGCAGGTCGGTGACCGTCACCTCGATCGTCTGCGCGTTGGTCTGGCTGCCGTCGCTGGCGCCTACCTGCACCTGGTAGACGTTGTCGGCGCTGCAGCCGCAGCCGAACGGCCGCTCGTAGTCCGGCTTGTCGACGAAGACCAATGCCCCGCTGCTGGCGTCGATCGCGAACAGATCGGCATCGGCGCCGCCGAGGATGGAGTAGGTGATCGCGCCGCCGCCCGGCACGGTGGCGGAAACCGTGCCGACGCCGTAGCGGTTCTCCTCGGTGCTGAAGCTGTCGGCGCTGCCGAAGACGATGCTGGAGACGTGGACGGTCACATTCTGCGGGATGTCGAAGGTCCCGTCGCTGACCTGCACCTGCACTTCGTAGGCGTTGTCGCCGGCCACACCCCCGACATCCGCCGGGTTGTCGTAATCCGGCGCCGCGAGGAAGCTCAGTTCGCCGGTACTGGCGTCGATGCCGAACAGCGCCGCATCGTCGCCGCCGATGATGCTGTAGGTCAGGGTGTCGCCATCGTCATCGACGGCCTCGACCTGGCCCACGGCGGTCTGCATCGTGGTGGCGTACAGGTCGGTAGGGCTGAGGATCACCGGCATCTCGGGCACATCGTTGACCGTCACCAGGATCGTCTGCGTCGTGACGAGGTCGCCGTCGCTGGCCGTGACCTCGACCTCGTAGACATTGTCGCCGTCGAGATCGTCCGGCCGCTCGAAGTTCGCTGCGTCGTAGAAGCTCAGCTCGCCGGTGCCGGAGTCGATCTGGAAGAGGAAGTCGTCGTCGCCGGCGCCCGTGATGGCGTAGCTCAGGGTGTCGCCGTCGGGATCGGTGGCGTCGACCGTGCCGACCGCCGTCGTGTTCTCGTCGACGCTTAAGCTGCTGCTGCTGTTGATGACGGGCGCGTCGACCGGGCTGTCGTTGAGATCGATCAGGTTCACCCGCACCGTTGTCGTATCCGTAAGCCCCGCGCTGTCGGTCACGCGCACCGATACCTGTTGCACCGGAGCGTATTCGTAGTTCAGCAGCGCCGGGTTGGCCACGCGCAGTTCGCCGGTGGTGGAGTCGATCGCGAAGACGCCGGACAGGGTGGCGCCGACGATCGAGTAGGTGAGGGACGCTCCCGCCGCCGCTACCGTCCCCACCACCGTACCGGCAGCCTTGTTCTCGTCAACCGAAAATACCTGGCCTCGCCCCAGGGCGGGGTCGGGCTGGTCGATCAGGTTCACCCGCACCGTTGTCGTATCCGCAAGCCCCGCGCTGTCGGTCACGCGCACCGATACCTGTTGCACCGGAGCGTATTCGTAGTTCAGCAGCGCCGGGTTGGCCACGCGCAGTTCGCCGGTGGTGGAGTCGATCGCGAAGACGCCGGACAGGGTGGCGCCGACGATCGAGTAGGTAAGAGTTTCTCCCACCGTCGGGTGACTCGCCGCCACCGTCCCCACCACCGTGCCGGCAGCCTTGTTCTCGTCAACCGAAAATACCTGGCCTCGCCCCAGGGCGGGGTCGGGCTGGTCGATCAGGTTCACCCGCACCGTTGTCGTATCCGTAAGCCCCGCGCTGTCGGTCACGCGCACCGATACCTGTTGCACCGGAGCGTATTCGTAGTTCAGCAGCGCCGGGTTGGCCACGCGCAGTTCGCCGGTGGTGGAGTCGATCGCGAAGACGCCGGACAGGGTGGCGCCGACGATCGAGTAGGTGAGGGACGCTCCCGCCGCCGCTACCGTCCCCACCACCGTACCGGCAGCCTTGTTCTCGTCAACCGAAAATACCTGGCCTCGCCCCAGGGCGGGGTCGGGCTGGTCGATCAGGTTCACCCGCACCGTTGTCGTATCCGCAAGCCCCGCGCTGTCGGTCACGCGCACCGATACCTGTTGCACCGGAGCGTATTCGTAGTTCAGCAGCGCCGGGTTGGCCACGCGCAGTTCGCCGGTGGTGGAGTCGATCGCGAAGACGCCGGACAGGGTGGCGCCGACGATCGAGTAGGTAAGAGTTTCTCCCACCGTCGGGTGACTCGCCGCCACCGTCCCCACCACCGTGCCGGCAGCCTTGTTCTCGTCAACCGAAAATACCTGGCCTCGCCCCAGGGCGGGGTCGGGCTGGTCGATCAGGTTCACCCGCACCGTTGTCGTATCCGTAAGCCCCGCGCTGTCGGTCACGCGCACCGATACCTGTTGCACCGGAGCGTATTCGTAGTTCAGCAGCGCCGGGTTGGCCACGCGCAGTTCGCCGGTGGTGGAGTCGATCGCGAAGACGCCGGACAGGGTGGCGCCGACGATCGAGTAGGTGAGGGACGCTCCCGCCGCCGCTACCGTCCCCACCACCGTACCGGCAGCCTTGTTCTCGTCAACCGAAAATACCTGGCCTCGCCCCAGGGCGGGGTCGGGCTGGTCGATCAGGTTCACCCGCACCGTTGTCGTATCCGCAAGCCCCGCGCTGTCGGTCACGCGCACCGATACCTGTTGCACCGGAGCGTATTCGTAGTTCAGCAGCGCCGGGTTGGCCACGCGCAGTTCGCCGGTGGTGGAGTCGATCGCGAAGACGCCGGACAGGGTGGCGCCGACGATCGAGTAGGTAAGAGTTTCTCCCACCGTCGGGTGACTCGCCGCCACCGTCCCCACCACCGTGCCGGCAGCCTTGTTCTCGTCTACGGAAAACTGCTGGTTGTCGATCGCCACCGGCGGCAGGCCGGCATCCTTGGCGGTCACGGTGGCTGGCCCCGCCACCTGCGCAGCGCCGGGGGGTTCGTCCCCCGTCCACTCCGACGCCGCAGGGTCCTCGCCGACCACGGGCACCAGGTTTACCGCGATCGCAACGCGTGGTGCGCGTGCCACTTCCCGCGGCTCCTGCGCGGTACTCTCGGGGCGCAACATGCGTTCCAGTGCGAGCTCGGTCAGTGGCTGCAGGTGCGAGTCGCCGCTGTCCCGTTCGGCCAGGGCCAGCACGCGTTCCCTCAGCCCCGGGGGCAGGTCGATCGTCGCCCGCGGCTCGGCTTCTTCGGTGAAGAAGCCTGAGAGACGGAATTCGCCGCCACCGTCGGTCCGGAATACCAGGTCCCGCTCCTCCACGCGCAGGTCGGTCAGCCCTGCGGCGGCGCCTTGGGCCAGCCGGTAGTGCGCACCGGCGATCGTTTCCACCACGCCCCCGCGCATCGGCGTCAAATCCCGGGCATCCGCGTTCTGGGTGCGATTGGCAATCACTGCTTTCATGACCGTCTCCACCACGTAAACCGCATTCAATGCTGCTTCAGGCTGTCGGCCAGCACGCCCATGCCGGCGAGCACGCGCATCCGCGCCAGCTGCCGCTCCTGCTCGCTGCCGACGATGGCCGCCCTGGCGCGGCCGTTCTCACCGATTGCATCCAGCAGGTCGAGCAGGCTGCGCAGGCGCACCGCGAACTGCTGCCGGTAGACCTTGTCCACTTCGGCCGTCGACTGCTGGTAGCGGTCGAACTGTTCATGGCGCTGCTCGGCCGCCTCCATCTGCGACCAGGCCTCCTCGAGGTCGGCGCGCAGGCGCTGCTCCTCCTCGGCGAGGCGGAACCGGGCGGCCTCGAGCTGCGCGGCCTGTTCGGCGACGCGTGCGCGGGTCAGTCCGCCGTCGAAGGCCTTGAGCGAGGCGACCAGTTCCACGCGGCTGCTGTCCTCGTCGCGGAAGCCGTTGTCGATGCCGTCATGGTCCTCGCGGCTGGACCAGGCGGCGACCATGTCCAGCTGCGGGTACCACGCCGCCTTGGCGGCCCGGTAGGCATGCCCCGCGGATTCGACCTCGTCGCGCAGCGGGCGCAGCACGTCGCTCTGCCGCTGCGCCTGCGCGACGGCGGCATCCAGGCTGCGGGGAAACCCCGCCGACAGTTCGGGCAGCGGCTCAAGGCTTCCGGGCAGCACGCCGACCCAACGGCGGAAGCGGGCCTCGGCCTGGCGCAAGCGCTGCGTCTGCAGCGCCAGCTCGCTGCGCCCGATACTGATGCGGCTGTCGCCGAGTTCGATATCGGGGCGCCGGCCGACACCGGAGTTCACCAGCGAGCGCACGCTCTCCTGGATCTGCTGGTGCTGCTGCAGGTTTTCCGCCGCCAGGTCCACCAGCCGGCGGCCGGCCAGCACGTCGGCGTAGGCGCTGCCGATCTCCAGCGCCAGCTGGTTGCGCCCGTCGGCGCTGCGCCCGCGCGCGGCGTCCAGTTCCGCCTCGCGCTGGAGCAGGCCGTTGCGGGTGGCGAAGCCACGGAACAGCGGCTGGCTCAGGCGCACTTCGGCCGCGCTGCGGTTCACGGTGTCGCCGGCGGGCACGCTGATGTTTTCGTAGTGGTCGCGGCCATAGCGATAGGACAGGTCCAGCTGCGGCAGGTAGCCGGCGCGCTGCTGTCGCAGCCGCGCCTGGGCGCGCGCTTCCTCGGCGGCCAGCGAGCCGAGGCGCGGACTGTGCTGCAGGCCTCGCTCGACGGCTTCCCGCAGGCTCAGTGTGTCGCCGCCGGCGCCGGTGCTGGCCGGCGACGGCGGCGGCACGGCTTCCGTGAGTTCCAATGCCGTGGCGACCGGCGCAGCGAGCAGCAGGGAAAAGCCCAGAAGCAGGCCGGGGACGAAGCGGCCGGACCCGCCACGCCCTTGCAGCGTAGCCCCGATTCCCGGCTGTCGCGTTCCGCTCTGCGGAAGCCCCGCGCTGTTTCCCGCG includes these proteins:
- a CDS encoding cadherin domain-containing protein encodes the protein MKAVIANRTQNADARDLTPMRGGVVETIAGAHYRLAQGAAAGLTDLRVEERDLVFRTDGGGEFRLSGFFTEEAEPRATIDLPPGLRERVLALAERDSGDSHLQPLTELALERMLRPESTAQEPREVARAPRVAIAVNLVPVVGEDPAASEWTGDEPPGAAQVAGPATVTAKDAGLPPVAIDNQQFSVDENKAAGTVVGTVAASHPTVGETLTYSIVGATLSGVFAIDSTTGELRVANPALLNYEYAPVQQVSVRVTDSAGLADTTTVRVNLIDQPDPALGRGQVFSVDENKAAGTVVGTVAAAGASLTYSIVGATLSGVFAIDSTTGELRVANPALLNYEYAPVQQVSVRVTDSAGLTDTTTVRVNLIDQPDPALGRGQVFSVDENKAAGTVVGTVAASHPTVGETLTYSIVGATLSGVFAIDSTTGELRVANPALLNYEYAPVQQVSVRVTDSAGLADTTTVRVNLIDQPDPALGRGQVFSVDENKAAGTVVGTVAAAGASLTYSIVGATLSGVFAIDSTTGELRVANPALLNYEYAPVQQVSVRVTDSAGLTDTTTVRVNLIDQPDPALGRGQVFSVDENKAAGTVVGTVAASHPTVGETLTYSIVGATLSGVFAIDSTTGELRVANPALLNYEYAPVQQVSVRVTDSAGLADTTTVRVNLIDQPDPALGRGQVFSVDENKAAGTVVGTVAAAGASLTYSIVGATLSGVFAIDSTTGELRVANPALLNYEYAPVQQVSVRVTDSAGLTDTTTVRVNLIDLNDSPVDAPVINSSSSLSVDENTTAVGTVDATDPDGDTLSYAITGAGDDDFLFQIDSGTGELSFYDAANFERPDDLDGDNVYEVEVTASDGDLVTTQTILVTVNDVPEMPVILSPTDLYATTMQTAVGQVEAVDDDGDTLTYSIIGGDDAALFGIDASTGELSFLAAPDYDNPADVGGVAGDNAYEVQVQVSDGTFDIPQNVTVHVSSIVFGSADSFSTEENRYGVGTVSATVPGGGAITYSILGGADADLFAIDASSGALVFVDKPDYERPFGCGCSADNVYQVQVGASDGSQTNAQTIEVTVTDLPDEFDLADLDGSNGFRIPGLAADDATGFVVSAAGDVNNDGYADILVGTPDPGCGCNGGTAYLIFGSAAGPGASLDLTALDGSNGFRIDRPAGDGFGVAMAGAGDVNGDGYDDLIVGAPGGRDANGFFSDPGTTYVIFGAAGGFDASFDLDTLDGSNGFSIVGEAAGDASGYSVSSAGDVNGDGFADLLIGAPAAGYAGAAFAGASYLVYGTDTGFDPELDLTTLDGSNGARLQGTGDLEGLGIAVSSAGDVNGDGYDDLLIGAAGDGVAGRAYVVFGSAAGIDPALDLATLDGSEGYRINGSDSDLLSTAISSAGDLNGDGFDDLLLGAPGHSPATLTPEDMSFSPGWHMTVIRSADPLLSLADADHAIAHPEDPILSSNTDAFNFGTGGNGEVADENPDGVDYNDEDNDNSVVVGEGEIRITTAGSWTFALGSDDGARLQIDLNRDGDYDDADETREFSGTGDHVAEFTFTAPGGYDIRTTVFNSVGDFYGELHAAQGSHLAYNSTDFRLVGDTDAGGLEINSAFTSNLAGAAYVIFGHAGVHEASVDVTALDGSNGFRIDGDSIGGSAGRAVSAAGDINGDGIEDILVGAPGNSADGVIFRGAVYVIYGSLDGFDADINLDDLDGRNGFRVLGSADYEYAGASVSGAGDVNGDGLDDLLIGSPGAFPTGTYAGDAAVFYGFDPTGRYNLVGDMGASFVIIGPSDTGILALGGDDTVYGHFGDNVINLGDGNDTAVGFNGNDRLIGGAGNDTLLGDEDDDTLLGGDGDDYLYGGANADRLLGGAGVDYLTGDAGDDRLHGGSGVDELQGGADNDVLSYDAVDTLVDGGSGIDALTLSNGDSLDFTAIAQNVLLGIEVIDLKTDAAANTVILSINDVLDMSDSDALVIGGDSNDQALLDASFVDAGPANIGGLVFDSYVAGGATVYVEQGIPVNFFI
- a CDS encoding TolC family protein, with the protein product MELTEAVPPPSPASTGAGGDTLSLREAVERGLQHSPRLGSLAAEEARAQARLRQQRAGYLPQLDLSYRYGRDHYENISVPAGDTVNRSAAEVRLSQPLFRGFATRNGLLQREAELDAARGRSADGRNQLALEIGSAYADVLAGRRLVDLAAENLQQHQQIQESVRSLVNSGVGRRPDIELGDSRISIGRSELALQTQRLRQAEARFRRWVGVLPGSLEPLPELSAGFPRSLDAAVAQAQRQSDVLRPLRDEVESAGHAYRAAKAAWYPQLDMVAAWSSREDHDGIDNGFRDEDSSRVELVASLKAFDGGLTRARVAEQAAQLEAARFRLAEEEQRLRADLEEAWSQMEAAEQRHEQFDRYQQSTAEVDKVYRQQFAVRLRSLLDLLDAIGENGRARAAIVGSEQERQLARMRVLAGMGVLADSLKQH